One Edaphobacter flagellatus genomic region harbors:
- a CDS encoding biotin/lipoyl-containing protein: MTVWVEVAGKQRRVELPAEAAAGGALACAVDGIAVKADVRAAEPGVLSLVVEGRQYRCLLDGDAVIIGGRRFPFVVEDPRSLRGRRGTGEGAAGPRTVKAPMPGRVVRVLVEVGDEVAEHQGVIVIEAMKMQNELKSPKAGRVAKIAVEVEGTVGAGEALIVIE; the protein is encoded by the coding sequence ATGACCGTGTGGGTGGAGGTGGCAGGCAAACAACGGCGCGTGGAGCTTCCAGCGGAGGCTGCTGCAGGCGGCGCGCTTGCATGCGCTGTCGATGGCATCGCGGTGAAGGCCGACGTGCGCGCAGCGGAGCCAGGCGTGTTGTCGTTGGTGGTGGAGGGCAGGCAGTATCGCTGTCTGCTGGATGGCGATGCAGTAATTATCGGTGGGCGCAGGTTTCCGTTTGTCGTCGAAGATCCGCGTTCGCTGCGTGGCCGGCGCGGCACGGGCGAGGGAGCAGCGGGGCCGCGTACGGTGAAGGCTCCCATGCCGGGACGCGTGGTGCGGGTGCTGGTGGAGGTGGGAGACGAAGTGGCGGAGCATCAGGGCGTGATCGTGATTGAGGCGATGAAGATGCAGAACGAGCTGAAGTCTCCGAAGGCCGGCCGCGTGGCTAAGATTGCGGTCGAGGTGGAAGGAACGGTTGGCGCGGGTGAGGCGCTGATTGTGATTGAGTAG
- the accC gene encoding acetyl-CoA carboxylase biotin carboxylase subunit has product MKKVLVANRGEIALRVMRACREMGLATVAVYSDVDRAALHVSYADEAYRLGPGPATESYLRGDLILDVARRAGADAIHPGYGFLSENAEFADACATAGVTFIGPPASAMGALGSKTKARQAADAASMPRVPGSVTGLPSVEEALRVAEGIGYPVMLKAAAGGGGKGMRAVRSAAELPGAFTAASSEAERSFGSGEVYLEKLIERPRHIEVQVMADMHGNCIYLGERECSVQRRHQKVIEEAPSAVVGEDLRRRMGEAAVRLALSAGYVNAGTVEFLVDAGENFYFLEMNTRLQVEHPVTEMVTGLDLVRMQLRVAMGEPLWLRQEEVQLRGHAVECRIYAEDPENNFFPSPGLITRLVQPGGPGIREDCGVYTGWTVPLEYDPMLSKLIAYGETREVAIDRMLRALDEYVVGGIRTNIALFRRILEDEDFRSAAIDTGYLERLLVQPAEKEPSRVPEDVVALAAALLASSARQNGGTVAAVAVESRWAAMGRREGLRT; this is encoded by the coding sequence ATGAAAAAAGTGTTGGTCGCAAACCGGGGTGAGATTGCGCTGCGCGTGATGCGTGCGTGCCGCGAGATGGGGCTGGCTACGGTTGCGGTGTATTCCGACGTGGACCGCGCGGCGCTGCATGTGAGTTATGCGGATGAGGCGTACCGGCTGGGGCCGGGACCGGCGACGGAGAGCTATCTGCGCGGCGATCTGATTCTGGATGTGGCGCGCCGTGCGGGGGCGGATGCGATTCATCCTGGCTACGGTTTTCTGTCGGAGAATGCGGAGTTCGCGGATGCATGTGCAACTGCGGGTGTGACATTTATCGGTCCGCCGGCGAGTGCGATGGGCGCCCTGGGATCGAAGACGAAGGCGCGGCAGGCGGCGGATGCGGCGTCGATGCCGAGGGTTCCCGGGAGTGTGACGGGTTTGCCGTCGGTGGAGGAGGCTCTGCGCGTTGCGGAGGGTATCGGGTATCCGGTGATGCTGAAGGCTGCGGCGGGCGGAGGCGGCAAGGGAATGCGCGCGGTGCGGTCCGCGGCGGAGCTTCCGGGCGCGTTTACGGCGGCGAGCAGTGAGGCGGAGAGAAGCTTCGGCTCGGGTGAGGTCTATCTCGAAAAACTGATTGAGCGGCCGCGGCATATCGAGGTGCAGGTGATGGCCGACATGCACGGCAACTGCATTTACCTGGGTGAGCGCGAGTGCAGTGTGCAGCGGCGGCACCAGAAGGTGATCGAGGAAGCTCCGTCGGCGGTGGTTGGCGAGGACCTACGGCGCAGGATGGGCGAGGCCGCGGTGCGGCTGGCTCTGTCGGCAGGTTATGTGAATGCGGGTACGGTGGAGTTCCTCGTGGATGCAGGCGAAAACTTCTACTTCCTTGAGATGAATACGCGGCTGCAGGTGGAGCACCCGGTGACGGAGATGGTGACGGGGTTGGACCTGGTTCGGATGCAGTTGCGCGTGGCGATGGGAGAGCCGCTGTGGCTGCGTCAGGAGGAGGTGCAGCTGCGAGGGCATGCGGTGGAATGCCGCATCTATGCGGAGGACCCGGAGAACAACTTCTTTCCTTCGCCGGGGCTGATTACGCGGCTGGTGCAGCCGGGCGGGCCGGGCATTCGCGAGGACTGCGGCGTGTACACGGGCTGGACGGTTCCGCTGGAGTACGACCCGATGCTGTCGAAGCTGATTGCGTATGGTGAGACGCGCGAGGTGGCGATCGACCGTATGCTGCGTGCGCTGGATGAGTACGTGGTCGGTGGCATCCGGACGAACATTGCGTTGTTCCGAAGGATTCTGGAGGACGAAGATTTTCGTTCGGCGGCGATCGATACGGGATATCTGGAGCGATTGTTGGTGCAGCCGGCGGAGAAGGAGCCGTCGCGTGTGCCTGAGGATGTGGTGGCACTGGCGGCTGCGCTGCTTGCTTCTTCTGCGAGGCAGAATGGTGGCACAGTGGCTGCTGTCGCTGTGGAGAGCCGTTGGGCTGCTATGGGGCGCAGGGAGGGCTTGCGCACATGA
- a CDS encoding tetratricopeptide repeat protein — MKLTARIPVTAALLALMLVSVTGCNRLKARDQLTKGVQAFKNARYEEAVNHFQQSIALDPSYDQAKLYLATAYSYQVVPNLDSPENLATAKKALDGFQEILAKDPNDVGALKQIASIYFNTKKLPEAKEYQKKVIALDPKAAEAYYTVGVVDWMQAYQNARTILAADGMTDDGNGNVKKSKGACQKLQDQNSALVTEGLEYLNKAVEINPNYDDAMSYLNLTYRRKADLDCGDDNARKADLAKADEWSQKSMGARKENEKKKEEKTSGGVTLN, encoded by the coding sequence ATGAAATTGACCGCACGGATTCCGGTTACGGCTGCTTTGCTGGCGCTCATGCTAGTTTCTGTAACCGGGTGCAACCGCTTGAAAGCGCGTGACCAGCTTACGAAGGGCGTGCAGGCCTTCAAGAATGCGCGTTATGAAGAGGCAGTGAACCACTTCCAGCAATCGATTGCGCTTGACCCAAGCTACGATCAGGCCAAGCTCTACCTTGCGACGGCTTATTCCTACCAGGTGGTTCCGAACCTCGATTCGCCGGAGAACCTTGCGACTGCCAAGAAGGCGCTCGATGGCTTCCAGGAGATTCTGGCCAAGGACCCCAACGATGTGGGTGCGTTGAAGCAGATCGCTTCGATCTACTTCAACACGAAGAAGCTGCCTGAGGCGAAGGAGTACCAGAAGAAGGTGATCGCGCTCGATCCGAAGGCAGCGGAGGCTTACTACACGGTGGGTGTCGTGGACTGGATGCAGGCGTACCAGAACGCGCGCACGATTCTTGCTGCCGATGGCATGACCGACGACGGCAACGGCAACGTAAAGAAGAGCAAGGGCGCGTGCCAGAAGCTGCAGGATCAGAACTCAGCTCTGGTGACCGAGGGCCTCGAGTATCTGAACAAGGCCGTCGAGATCAACCCGAACTATGACGATGCGATGTCGTACCTGAACCTTACCTATCGCCGGAAGGCCGATCTGGATTGCGGCGATGATAACGCGCGCAAGGCGGATCTGGCGAAGGCCGATGAGTGGAGCCAGAAGTCGATGGGCGCTCGCAAGGAGAATGAGAAGAAGAAGGAAGAGAAGACTAGTGGCGGCGTAACGCTGAACTAG
- a CDS encoding ExbD/TolR family protein, whose translation MGMGGGSHGGAVSEINVTPLIDVLLVLLIIFMVIVPVTPKGLDTLVPQPPKNKTQDQPNDRTIVVQVQSNGAGAPSYKINETAFNKTDIEPKLAEIFASRQEKVMFVKGDKDLDFSKIAEVIDYGHQAGVDNIGLITPRVEAGQ comes from the coding sequence ATGGGAATGGGCGGTGGAAGTCACGGTGGAGCGGTCTCGGAGATTAACGTAACTCCGCTGATCGATGTGCTGCTGGTGCTGTTGATCATCTTCATGGTCATTGTGCCGGTGACGCCGAAGGGTTTGGATACGCTGGTGCCCCAGCCCCCGAAGAACAAGACGCAGGATCAGCCGAACGACCGCACGATCGTGGTGCAGGTACAGTCGAACGGAGCTGGTGCGCCTTCGTACAAGATCAATGAGACGGCGTTCAACAAAACGGACATTGAGCCGAAGCTGGCGGAGATCTTCGCGTCCCGGCAGGAGAAGGTGATGTTCGTAAAGGGCGACAAAGACCTTGACTTCAGCAAGATTGCTGAAGTGATCGACTATGGCCATCAGGCCGGCGTTGACAACATCGGTCTGATCACGCCTCGTGTTGAGGCTGGGCAGTAG
- a CDS encoding ExbD/TolR family protein, protein MGISKRDEGGKVNSNINVTPMVDVMLVLLIIFMVITPMLNNKVNVDLPKTDSATVMEDANKEDAVTVAVTRDGRTFLGGDQVTLDDLGPKIAAKLENKTNKQVYMRADARANYGKVMDAVDGVRAAGVSQLGLLTEKREQAETPKK, encoded by the coding sequence ATGGGTATCTCAAAGCGGGATGAGGGCGGAAAGGTAAATTCGAATATCAACGTGACTCCGATGGTGGACGTCATGCTGGTGCTCCTGATTATCTTCATGGTCATCACGCCCATGCTGAACAACAAAGTCAACGTCGATCTGCCGAAGACGGATTCGGCGACGGTGATGGAAGACGCGAACAAGGAAGACGCCGTGACGGTTGCGGTGACGCGGGACGGACGCACGTTCCTCGGCGGTGACCAGGTGACGCTGGACGATCTGGGACCGAAGATTGCGGCGAAGTTGGAGAACAAGACCAACAAACAGGTTTATATGCGTGCCGATGCCCGCGCCAATTATGGCAAGGTGATGGACGCCGTCGACGGTGTTCGTGCAGCCGGTGTCAGCCAGCTTGGACTGCTGACCGAGAAGCGCGAGCAGGCGGAGACCCCGAAGAAGTAA
- a CDS encoding MotA/TolQ/ExbB proton channel family protein, producing the protein MILAHLSNIAHVPTSLALFFQEQQVGFSPLQLWANMGNLARAVVIILFIMSIWSLAVIIDRALYFSNARKQSREFAPKVAGALKDGRLDEAIKVADRFKKSHLAEVVTAGLQEFRSFGSGGAITDAQIESSQRALERSEAIVHAKLKRGLGGLATIGSTAPFIGLFGTVVGILNAFQQIATQKTSGIGAVAGGISEALVTTAFGLLVAIPAVMTFNYFTNKVEAFDVEMDNSSSELVDYFIKQSHR; encoded by the coding sequence GTGATTCTCGCTCATCTCTCAAATATCGCTCATGTACCCACTTCGCTGGCATTGTTCTTCCAGGAGCAGCAGGTTGGCTTCAGCCCGCTCCAGCTCTGGGCCAACATGGGCAATCTGGCCCGCGCCGTCGTCATCATCCTGTTCATCATGTCGATCTGGTCGCTGGCTGTGATCATCGACCGCGCCCTGTATTTCTCGAATGCTCGTAAGCAGTCGCGCGAGTTTGCTCCCAAGGTTGCAGGCGCTCTGAAGGACGGCCGTCTGGATGAGGCGATCAAGGTTGCCGACCGCTTCAAGAAGTCGCACCTCGCCGAGGTTGTCACCGCCGGTCTGCAGGAGTTTCGCAGCTTCGGTTCCGGTGGCGCGATCACCGATGCGCAGATCGAGAGCTCGCAGCGCGCTCTGGAGCGTTCTGAGGCTATCGTTCACGCGAAGCTGAAGCGCGGCCTGGGTGGCCTGGCTACGATCGGTTCGACGGCTCCGTTTATCGGCCTGTTCGGCACCGTCGTCGGCATTCTGAACGCCTTCCAGCAGATCGCAACGCAGAAGACCTCGGGTATCGGCGCAGTCGCCGGCGGTATCTCGGAAGCTCTGGTTACGACCGCTTTCGGTCTGCTCGTCGCCATCCCGGCTGTTATGACCTTCAACTACTTCACCAACAAGGTTGAGGCCTTCGACGTGGAGATGGACAACAGCTCGTCGGAGCTGGTGGACTACTTCATCAAGCAGAGCCACCGGTAA
- a CDS encoding energy transducer TonB: MFEDSLMESGGKIKTKSKYWMIGTFIFNAAILGTMILIPLLYPEALPKTAMTAMLTAPPPPPPPPPPPPPAQIVKPIKMVSEIDQGLHAPTKIPKDIKMLKEEAAPPPQMAGVAGMAGMGSGSGVPGGVMGGLGNAPAPVVKAVEKPKGPVRVSSGVVAGNAISQPKPVYPPIAKAAHVSGAVVLHAIISKEGTIKNLEVVSGPQMLQNAALDAVRQWRYKPYILNGDPTEVETTITVNFNFGG; this comes from the coding sequence ATGTTTGAAGATTCATTGATGGAGTCCGGCGGTAAGATCAAGACGAAATCGAAGTACTGGATGATCGGCACGTTTATTTTCAACGCCGCGATTCTGGGTACGATGATCCTGATTCCGCTGCTGTACCCTGAGGCTCTGCCGAAGACGGCGATGACGGCCATGCTGACGGCCCCGCCGCCTCCGCCGCCCCCACCACCGCCCCCTCCGCCAGCACAGATCGTCAAGCCGATCAAGATGGTTTCTGAGATCGACCAGGGTCTGCATGCTCCGACCAAGATTCCCAAGGACATCAAGATGCTGAAGGAAGAGGCTGCGCCTCCTCCGCAGATGGCCGGTGTGGCAGGTATGGCCGGCATGGGCTCGGGCTCGGGTGTTCCTGGCGGCGTGATGGGTGGACTGGGCAACGCTCCGGCTCCGGTCGTGAAGGCGGTTGAGAAGCCCAAAGGCCCGGTTCGCGTATCGAGCGGTGTGGTTGCCGGTAATGCGATCTCGCAGCCGAAGCCGGTCTATCCTCCGATTGCGAAGGCCGCGCACGTCTCCGGCGCCGTGGTTCTGCACGCGATCATCTCCAAGGAAGGCACGATTAAGAACCTTGAGGTGGTCAGCGGACCTCAGATGCTGCAGAACGCAGCTCTGGACGCTGTGCGGCAATGGCGGTACAAGCCCTACATCCTGAACGGCGACCCCACTGAGGTGGAGACGACGATCACGGTCAACTTCAACTTCGGCGGCTAA